The genomic window GATTGATTTTTTTTCTACCACTTTCTCCATCACTCTGAAGTTTTTGTAAATACGGAATCGCAATTCCCATTAACTGAACAACAATTGAAGCAGAAATATAAGGCATAATACCTAAAGCAAAAACGGAAGCTTTTGAAAAAGCACCACCAGTAAACATATCCAGAACTGAACCAATTCCTTCTTTAGTTTGTCCAGCTAATCCAGTCAATTGCGTAGCATCAATACCAGGAAGAGTAACATGAGCACCAAAACGATACACTAAAAGAATACCTAATGTAATTAGAATTCTATTTTTTAGCTCCTCGATTTTCCAAACATTAATTAGCGATTCAATAAATTTCTTCATCTTAATCGGAAAATTAAAGTGTTACAGCTTCTCCACCAGCAGCTTCAATAGCAGCTTTTGCAGTAGCAGTAAATTTGTGAGCAGTTACCGTTAATTTTGCTTTCAATTCTCCTCTTCCTAAAATCTTAACGATCTCATTTTTAGTAGCTAAACGGTTAGCAACATAAACAGTCATATCAACTGCATCTGTAACAATACCATTATCCACTAACAATTGAAGTGTATCAAGATTCACACCTTCGTATTCTTTACGGTTGATGTTTGTGAAACCAAACTTAGGCACACGTCTTTGAAGTGGCATTTGTCCACCTTCAAATCCAATCTTTTTAGAATAACCAGAACGAGATTTTGCTCCTTTGTGACCACGTGCAGCAGTACCACCTTTTCCAGAACCTTCTCCTCTACCCAATCTTTTATTTTGATTGTGTGTTGACCCTTCAGCCGGTTTTAAGTTACTTAAATTCATAACGTATTTGTTATTTAGCTTCTTCAACAGAAACTAAGTGTTTAACTTTATTTATCATTCCAAGGATAGTTGGATTTGAATCGTGTTCTACAACTTGACCCATTTTACGAAGACCTAAAGCTTCTAAACCTCTTTTTTGAGAAAGAGGACAGTTGATTTTGCTTCTTACTTGTTTTACTAATAATTTAGCCATAATTTCCTTGAATTAACCTTTAAAAACTTTTTCTAAAGAAACACCTCTCTGTTTTGCAACAGTATAAGCACTTCTCATTTGTAATAAAGCATCAAAAGTTGCTTTAACCACGTTGTGAGGATTTGATGATCCTTGAGATTTTGACAACACATCATGTATCCCAACAGACTCAAGTACTGAACGAACAGCACCACCAGCAATAACTCCAGTACCATGAGAGGCAGGAATTAAAAACACACGTGCTCCACCAAATTTTCCTTTTTGCTCGTGAGGAACTGATTGTCCATTCAAAGGAATCTTAACTAAATTTTTCTTTGCATCTTCTACTGCTTTCGCAATTGCTTCAGAAACATCTTTAGATTTTCCTAATCCGTGACCAACTACTCCATTTTCATCACCTACAACTACAATAGCAGAAAAACCAAATGCTCTACCACCTTTTGTAACTTTAGTAACACGATTTACACTTACCAAACGATCTTTTAATTCAAGACCAGTTGGTTTTACTAGCTCTACATTCTTGTATTTACTATTAGACATACTATATTAGAATTTAAGTCCAGCCGCTCTCGCGCCTTCCGCTAATGATTTAATACGACCGTGATATAAATAACCTCCTCTATCAAAAGTTACTTTTTCTATCCCAGCTTTTAACGCTTTTTCTGCAACTAGTTTTCCAACTGCTGTTGCAACTTCTACGTTTGTACCGTTTCCTATTTCTTTTTCTCTTGAAGAAGCAGCTAATAAAGTAACTCCATTTACATCATCAATAA from Flavobacterium eburneipallidum includes these protein-coding regions:
- the rplR gene encoding 50S ribosomal protein L18, with the translated sequence MSLTKPERRQRIRFRIRKTISGTATNPRLSVFRSNKEIYAQLIDDVNGVTLLAASSREKEIGNGTNVEVATAVGKLVAEKALKAGIEKVTFDRGGYLYHGRIKSLAEGARAAGLKF
- the rplO gene encoding 50S ribosomal protein L15 translates to MNLSNLKPAEGSTHNQNKRLGRGEGSGKGGTAARGHKGAKSRSGYSKKIGFEGGQMPLQRRVPKFGFTNINRKEYEGVNLDTLQLLVDNGIVTDAVDMTVYVANRLATKNEIVKILGRGELKAKLTVTAHKFTATAKAAIEAAGGEAVTL
- the rpsE gene encoding 30S ribosomal protein S5 is translated as MSNSKYKNVELVKPTGLELKDRLVSVNRVTKVTKGGRAFGFSAIVVVGDENGVVGHGLGKSKDVSEAIAKAVEDAKKNLVKIPLNGQSVPHEQKGKFGGARVFLIPASHGTGVIAGGAVRSVLESVGIHDVLSKSQGSSNPHNVVKATFDALLQMRSAYTVAKQRGVSLEKVFKG
- the rpmD gene encoding 50S ribosomal protein L30 is translated as MAKLLVKQVRSKINCPLSQKRGLEALGLRKMGQVVEHDSNPTILGMINKVKHLVSVEEAK